The following DNA comes from Brassica oleracea var. oleracea cultivar TO1000 chromosome C5, BOL, whole genome shotgun sequence.
AAATAACTTTATGCCTTTGATTGATTGAATGGAAACTGAAATTTATTTTAAATAATTTTAAAAATGAGAATTCATATTTGCTTTGATATTTTGATTATGGTTATATTAAGTTCCACAAACATAAAAGCATAAAATTTAAAAGAAAATTTAATATTAAGAAAACAAATAACTTTAATAATGATAAAATATAATATATCTACCTCATTAAACTATTTTGTAACGATTTGATCAAACTATTTTTTAAATTTTTTTTTTAATATCTCTGTAAAATAAGCAGTAAACAAAATTGTGATTTTATTTGAAAATAATACTATATAAGTAAAATATAATTTATCGATATTTTTTTGCTGTAATTGGAAGATATTATAGTCAATAAAATATATGAAAAACAAATAAAACACTTCAATAATACTAATTATAAACTATTTTTAGATAGTTAAACATATATCACTTTATGTTACTTAATTATTTTATGTAATCATCTAAGAAAACAGATAGATATATAAAAATATTTCTATTACTTTGAACTTTTTTGCATTGTTTAAAATTATGTTTTAAAGTAAATATTATTTATTTTTCTAATATCAAGATTATATGTGTAAATTGTTTTTAATGAAATCACATGATATACAAATTTATATTTTTTCATCTAAGAAAATATAGATATAAAGAAAGTATTTGATTACTTCAAAAGTATATTTTATGTTATTTAAAAATATTTTTTAAATGTAATATTACTATTCTGTGAACTTTCCTTTTTTATGAAATCATATAATATATACATATATTTCGTTTTCAATTCGTTTTTTTAACTATGAAAATTTTCCTTTTTTATTAGATGTATATGTTTTTGGAAATTTTTTAAAAGGAGACTACATAAAAAAAAAAAAAAATAGTATTTAGTATTTTTAATTCATTAAGGATATCAATGTAATCAACCATCGCGAGAATTAATGTAAGAGTGACACATGTGAAACTGACTCTCAGATAATATTATAGAGATTTACAAAATGCAGAGTAGGAAAAATAAATGATCGGAAGTATTTGAGATGCGTGTGAGAAAAGAAAGTCAAGTCTCCTTGATCGGAAGGCAAGGGATATATTTCTTTTTGGAAGAGAGTGAGATCAGAATCTTAGATTTACACTTCATCAAATTCTTCACTTTGCACTTTTCTTTGTTCTGTTTTCTTGATTAATACTAGAATATAGAATCATCCAAAAATATATGATTAAAGAAGTTTTTGCAGTATTATTCACTACTTTTTATTATTACCGACAGATATGATCATATATAGTTTACTTTATATCGTAAATTATAGTCAGAAACATTGGATGTATGTGGGAGATCTCCGTTGAATGCTTCTGTATGATGCAATCATGTTTATCTTGATCTCATGGTCAGCTGCAAAATTTTATTTAACAATAAATATTTGACCTAACAAGTTGTATGTAACTTGGGCTGCACGCTATTCTCCGAATAGTGAAAGAAAAAAAGAACATTAATCACAAATCGTCAAATCCAAATATACTCGCCCATTAACTTGGATCTGGTTACACTCATGTGCGGTAATAGAACAAAGGTACCAATGATCCATAGAGTTGTCAAATCAATGGATAACATAACGTCATCAACCCAGGAAAAATATAAAAATATAAAAACACAAAATAATATTCAATCAAATCACATGATTTCCCTCCACAATTAGAAAAAATTAGTTATAAGTTTTCCAAAATACCACTTACCCCCGGAGGTTTTATTTCAACGATTATATAGATAAAGTACAACAAAAGTGTACTCAATAGTTCTATAATCTCTCTTTTTCTCAATACTCTTTGTTCTTTACTGGTCAATAAACCCCTTGACCATGTCCCATAGCTGCAGCGTTTGATGAGGAGTCCCACGCATCATCTGTGATGAATTGCATCCACGAGTCATCTTTATCGTCGACGATGTCTTCTACGCAGGCGGAGGAAGCTCCAACTTCCGGCGACATTGCCTCGTAAATATCACTGTTATAATTAATATTATTGGAGTTCATCTCCATTGACACCGTCGTGAAGCTACATTGTCCCATTTGTAGTTGCGGTTCTGTTTCCAACTCCGAACATATTCCGTTCTTCTTAAACACCCGACATAATGCATACGAGTCCTGCACCACCAAATTACCATTTAAACTAAATATTTGGAATGTAACTTTGATATATATATATAAGAACTTTTATATATTTTGTATATCTATAATATTATTCGAATCTGCGAGTGTAATTTAAAAAGAGAAGGATAAAAGTATTTGTCTTATTTGAGTAATTATTAAATCTGTCTTTTGCGTTCGTTGCAGTAAAGCCAAAGTGAAACCCTAAGCTTTTGTCAGCTTACAGCAAGAAACGAGTATACATCAATTTGTTTATTTTATTAAAGTCAGATATCTGTTTATTATATACATGATTAAATATTTTCTTCCAAAAATCTAAAACTATAATTAAAATGAAATGGAACGTGTATAATGTATATGATAAATGGAAAAATCATGTTTCAAGTATGGTAAATTTAATCTACTGAATTTATTTCATATCATTATTAATTAATTTTCTTATTTCTGATTTTCTTTAATAATTGGGACTAGCCATGCATATTGATTATCGACGTAATTCAACATACGTAATAGTAACTACTGTACTATTATTCTTTGAAATATATTGAATTATGAAAGATTAATCAATCACCTGGAGCGAAGAGGGATCATCACAATCTTTGTCATCGAGACGATACTCATGCATGACCCAATCCGTACGTATACCTTGAGGAGCTCTTCCTCTATAGTAAACCAAAGTCTTCTTCATCCCAATCGCTCTGCTTTGACTCGTCACTCTCCGATCTTTCCCGGTCGATTTCCAGTATCCACCTCTCGTTGCTCGGTTCGTCCTAAACCCGTTTGGATACTTCCGGTCACGTGGCCCGAAAAAATACCATTCTGGATCTCTACTTGGTAGAAACGACTTCTCTACATTTCATAAACTTGCATTCATCGATCATAAAAGACTAATAATCTTATAACATATAAAAACAAAACTGTAAGATAAGATTATCAACTATGAGTCAAAAGACCAAAACTTACTATAGCTAGTATGAAAAGAAAAATGTAACATGAATGTATAATTGACAGTTGAGTTAAACTTAAACCATAACAATTCCCTAGAAAAGGAAGTTAAAACCAAAGAAATCGTAATAATTTCATAGCAAAGGAAATTAGAACTAGAAACTTAAGTTTTTACCATGTAAAGCAAACATCGTCGGATATAGTTTACTTTTAGGAATAATTTCTGACCGACTAAAACTTGGTTTAAGTATATATATAATTAACAAAAAAAAAAATCGTAACAATATAATGAGCCCAACGCTGGCCATGAACTTGTTAATTAGTTACTAGAAACGAGAAGAATGTAAAATAACGTACCTGCGAGGTCCCATGGCTCACATTTGTAGAGATCAACCTCAGGGATTATATCAAGCTCGATTTCTTGACCACAGATCTTTCTCTTCAGATAATAGTTTACTAGTTCTTCGTCTGTTGGATGAAATCTGAAGCCTGGAGGTAATCCGACAGGAGCCATATATAACTCTCACAAACACTTACAAGATCGGGTTCTAATTAAGGAGTACTCATCTCTTCATATATATACACAAACTTTATGGTACTCACTTGATTAATTTCATAGTTTTTTCTTTTCTTATATTGTTTTATATATCTCTCTCCTTCCTTTCTTTTTGTTGTTTTCATCTTTCGCTTTATCTTTTTGGAGATTCTTGACAAACGTTAACCACAAGCTCCTTGTGCTTCCTTCATTATAGAAAAAGGGTTCGATATCGATCGCGTTATTAGCATGTTAGATGTATATATATATTTTATGTTCTTGATATCTTGTTTTAAAGCTCCTCCTTGTTATGCAGTAAGACAATGACGTCACATACAATTTTAATCTTTAATTATAAATATCATTATGCTAAAAATACTAATCTGAATAACCCTTTATAGTGTTACGCTTCCATATATTCCTCACTTTCGTTTATTGAAATACAGCTGAAGTACGAGTGAGCGCTATACCGGTGGAAAACTGTTCAGTTACACCAACCGACAAGATAGTCCTAGACATATTATCTGAAACCCGAAAACCGAATTGGAACTAAACCAAAACACCAAAACTGAAACCAGATAGAAATTTACGAAAACCCGAATAGTTTCTATTTCTTTAAACTTGAAAAACTGAACCGAATCGGATCCGAACAGAGAATCAAACGGATACCGAATATCCTTAACTTAATAAAAATTAAAAAATATTTTAAGTTTTAAAATAACTAGATATGAAAACTATTTTTTATAAATAAAAATTAGTAAAAAAACTTCTGAATTACACGAATATTTTCGATTTTACGGTTTAACTCGGATTTTCTGGGTTTTTTGTAATCTTTTGTTTGTTTCAAACCTGACCAAATCCGAACAATTTATAATTGATTCTGTTTCGGGTTTATAGAAAATAGAGATCCGACCTGAATTCACATTAACCCGAACCCTACATTGCCCAAATTGATTGGATCTGAAAAATGTTTGGTTCTTCAAAGGGTCCTATATACCCAAATAACCTAAATAACCCGATCCGAACCGGACATCAGAATATCCAATGCCAGACAAGAGCTTGTATAGGCATGTGCATATGTGTGTCAATTGGGTTCGGTAAAATCAGGTTTTTACTCTTCNNNNNNNNNNNNNNNNNNNNNNNNNNNNNNNNNNNNNNNNNNNNNNNNNNNNNNNNNNNNNNNNNNNNNNNNNNNNNNNNNNNNNNNNNNNNNNNNNNNNNNNNNNNNNNNNNNNNNNNNNNNNNNNNNNNNNNNNNNNNNNNNNNNNNNNNNNNNNNNNNNNNNNNNNNNNNNNNNNNNNNNNNNNNNNNNNNNNNNNNNNNNNNNNNNNNNNNNNNNNNNNNNNNNNNNNNNNNNNNNNNNNNNNNNNNCGTTTCAGGTTTTCTCAGATTCGGTTCACATCACAAATTTGATTGAACCAGTTTTGACTTTGGGTTCAATTCTATATCGGGTTTAAGTTACCCAAATACTTGTTTGTGATTTAGAAGTATGTAAAAAAATTTCTCTAACAAAAGCTGGTGGAATGATTCAGAAGTGGTCATTAAAAGACAAAAAATTATAAACAAGTTAAAATTACCAACTAACAACTCTATAAAAGTAAGACATATTATTTAAAATTCAAAATAAAGAAACATTGTTTAAACCTTAGAAGCAAACCTATTCATAATTGAACTTCAAATACAATTGTCAAATCATAAAAAATTAATATTTGATCAAATACCTAAAATATATTAAATTAGGTACTTGAGTTAATTATTCGTGTAGGTACTCGAGTTTGGTATGACTTGTTTTGAATATTGAATTTTTCGGGATTTTTTGGATAGTCATGGGGATCGCGTTCGAATAAAATCTATAAACCGAAATACCATATAACCAGTGTTTTTAAAACCGGACCGGCTAGTGAACCGGAAATTTTTTAGGTCATGGGTCATTGTGGTTCGACCGGGTTTGAACCAGGTTCGATCGGGTTCAGTTAGATTAAACTAAATTTAATGATATTTTAGAAATAATATGCATATTTTTTCTAAAAAAATAGATCATATCAAATAAAATGTTTAAATAGCTATAATGTGTAGAAAAACTTAAAAATAACAATTAAAATCTCAAATCATTATGAAAATCACATTTAAACTTTATTCGCAAACCTTATCGTTCTAAATCTGCATCACCTTTAAAAAAAATTATATACACATTAGGTAAAACTAATATTTTGAAATACAAATTTCAAAAACGAAAATGTTTCAATTATTTAAAATCTTCAAAACAAGTGATCATGAAATAAATTTTTTTTAAAAATGAGAAGTAGACAAAAACAATATCTTGACGTGAATATTAAACTTTGTGAATATGATAATTTATGATCTATAGAGACGACAAAAGAAAAAGATGAGAGATAATACTTTATTAATCTTTGATAAATCTTATTTTTACTTAAAAGAGAAGAAAAATTAATTGTTTCATTAACAAAATTTTGGCTTATATACGAACCGGGGTTTGGCCGGTTCATTGGGTCGCCGGTTCCTGGATTTTTGACGGTTCGATAGGGATTTTTAACTGGTTCGATTTTAGTTGGGTTTTAGCATTAACGCAACCCGGATTATTTTTGGTTCATGGTTCAACCCGGTCCGACCGCCGGTTCGGTCCGGGTTTAAAAACACTGCATATAACACTAGAACAAGACCAATTCAGTATTTATGTTAGATTCGGTTTGATCCAATTTTATTTTTATCGGGTTGGATTTGGTTTATTTGCCAGCCGCTAAGCTTGTCCTACAGAAGAACATATTATTGGATTAATTTGATCATATACCCTAAAATTTATAAAATTTTGTCAGTATATTTTCACTTATCTGATTTTTTTTGGGGAACAAAGGATAACAACCATAAATTTTAAAGAAATAATCCGAAAATTGGCTATGATAATTTTTATATTTTCATTACTATGTGAACCTAATTCACTCATGTGTTCAGAGATTCTGTTTTTTTTTTTCCTTTTCAGTTACTTTTATCAAATAATTTATCTTTTTACTCTATTTATTTTTAATGGCTTTGCATATTTTTAAAATAACTATCCAAGTTTATGCTTTTACTCGTAAAATAGTTTTCTGTGAATTCTTAAGACGAACTTACATTTCTATATATTTGTATGAACAACAAATATATAGTATTATACAAATGAAAGTTCTGAATACAATCATATAGAATTCTTATTTTATGTATTGAGATGCAAAAGAATACATGTAGTACATACGATGAAAGCAATTTGTAAGTTGTGTATTATCTAAAAGTCCACTTTCATTTTTACTTCTTCATTTTTATTTTATATATAGCTAGCCTTTAGTTTATGATGTGTATATGAATATACAGAAAATTAGCCTTTTTTTTTTATTTGATCTTCAATATAAATTTGTTCATTCTTAAATTTAAAAGGTTTAGTCTAAAAATAGGAGAAAGTGATCTGATTAAAGCAACAAATGCATCGATTTCATATATTTACAGTGAAAAGATGAACTTAAGTAAAGCATTAAGCTATCATGTAATACAGTAACACCACATATGTCATAACCACCAAGCTTATGTCATCAAGAACAAAGATTACAATCTAGAGGCTGTAACTAGACTGATCAGTGTACAATCTCTGAAGCCGTCTCCTTCGGTATCTCCAAGCCACTTGAATCTGCATAGCTGCTCGTAGCCTCCAATAAGGAGACTCATACCTTATGGCTCCTTGCACACGATTGCTCCTTAGGAATCTAGAGAACAAGCTCGTTACATCTTCAAGATCTGCTACACTCAGCGAAAACGCCTCCACGTTTGTCACACACCTAACGTTTCTGTTGCTAAGCAGTCCCTTTGAGGGCATCCGTATCCTTGTCCCATCTGAAATTTTCAAAGTATATTCAGTTCCAAGATGCAGTTGTCATCTAAGGTTTTATGTCTGTCTGTTAATGAGCACATAGAGTCAACAAAGAATGTACCGGGGTTCACAGAAGAGCGTTCGAGGCACCAAGTGAGAAGTTCTTCACCACAAACGTCTCCTTCTGACAATGGTAGAACATAACCATCTTCTCCAACGCTCTCTATCTCACCTCTCACTATGAATACCATTTTCTCAACTAGACCTCCGCGGTGCAAGACCATGCTACTCCTTATGTAAGTCCTTTGTTTCAGCCTCTCACGTATAGCATCTAAGATTGATTCATCCATCACCGAAAATATCCTCACCTGCAAACCCATGATGACGTTTCAGAAAGCGAGAGCCAACGCTGAGGGAAACGAACTCCGACGTTTACCTTCTTGAGAAATATGAAGAGGTGTCTTCTTATCTCTCTTTGAAGGTCATCAGGCATATTCTTAAACAACAATTCTTCATTAACTCCTCTGGTAGCAGCCCAGTTGAACCGCTCAGCCTCTCGCACCCTCCTGAAAATGTAGAAACAACTATTTAGTTAGCTTTAAAGCCAGTAACACTACAGAGCCGGAGACGATGTCATTCTTCAAAATTCAACTTCAGAAGCAAAGTTTAAGGGGTAGAGTCCACATACTTTCTAATATCTCCTGGCAACCGTCTATGCCTCATCCATTGCTCCACATCACGCCGTCTCAAAGTCATTTCCAAATTCCTAAGTGTACAAAACACAATCAACGTAGGTAATTTGTGTTTTAGAGACAATCCAACCATGTCTTGTTTTGTACAATGATGGAGTTATTTACCTTCGACCGAGAGATTGAAGGAAGTTCTGCATATTACCAATAAGAAGAGCGAAAAGCAAAAGCCCCAATCCGATAATGCCCATGGTGAAGAAGACCTCCCCAAGAAAGTAACTTGGAATTAGGTTTCCAGCAAGCGTGCTGATTTGCTTTTGAGAGTTTTAAAACAATTTGACATTCATTAAAAGTTCCAGATATGCCTAAAGTAAACCAATGTAAGAACTTGAGTATAACCAAGTTACCTGGAAACCCCAAAAAAGAGAGTAACTGTATCTTGTGAAGAGGCTATTATGATTGGTGAGATTAACTGCCTTCAAATAGATTCCATAAGGAAAACCATCCTCTTGAAAACAAGCACTGGCACCCGCGTTATCTTTCCACGCAGCTGATAAAGCGCTAGTTTCACCATGACAATCTATAAGCTCTCTGCATGGACGATCGGTATTACCGCAAGCATCTCGAAGGCATTGATTAACTCTCTGCAAGAGAAAAAAAAAAATGAAAAAAGGGAAGGCAAGCAATGAAAAGAATCAATAAACAGCTTCTGTTGGTTAGGACAAGAGAAATGATTTAAGCAACATAAAGGATGTTGTTAGATTGAAGTGAGTTTTCAGACTGTTGCCGTACCTGCAGACCAAAAAGATACCAACAAGAGCCAACGACATGACCAGCAAGCATGAAGGTGAGAAGATTAATAAAAAAATTAGCCCAAGCCGACTCAAAGATGAAGCCAGTCGGTGTTTGTCCAGCAAGAAGTGGTAGTAGCCTATACAACTTGGGAATGTATTGGAAAAGAACTGCAGCACGTAAAAGGTTCTTTGCATAGTTTGCCCCAGATATGGCTAAGTGTGCTGGTATTATCCATAATATCAATATCTGTAACCAAAAGAGTAAAAGGAAAATGAGAATTCAGAGGTAAAATGAACATATTCCAATTACTTCTACTTAGAAGGTAGTGGCTATTAACATTATGATACCTGTGGAAGTGGCATCACTATGAACAAATCTAGTAAAAACTTTCCTCGGAAGTAATGACTAGCAATTTTTCTTGGATGGTCTACCAACTGGCCAGCACCAACAACCGTAGACTCAGGAGCTACATAGGCTAATCGGAACTGCAACAAATATATGCAAGAGAAAGAAACATTTAAAGCCAACATATATAGTCTCTTATAACAAAAAATAAGCAAAAAGGAAACACACCTGAAGCAGAATGTTTACAGAGAACAAAACATCTGTTACACTTCTAACAGCTACAAATGTGTGAGCCATCGGCCAATCAATCTCAATGCAATTGTTGTTCTGGAGTATGAAAGATGGTTATAAGAAAGGTTCTCAAGCGCAAGAAAACAAAACATGAGAACAAAAAGACAGAGAAAGAAATATGTCTAAAGATACCTGCTTGACTAATATGAGGAAGAAGAAGAGGGGATCTATGAAAATAGCTAACAAGCAAGAAAAGGCAAAGAACTTAGTCCAGCTCTGAACGAACTTGGAGTGAGGATTCATGATTCCTGGTAAGTGTCTATTAATAGATGTAGCAAACCTCCTAGCCCAACCCTTAGCATCATGGAACTAGAAAGATCGATCAAAAGGAAAAAAACTTTGTTTCAGCAGCATTCACTTGAGAGTCTGAAGCTAAATTGTGAAGTAAAAGAGCATACAGTGGAATCAAAAATGGCAGAAACTCTAGAAGTAGGGATTTGGGCAGCTTTCCGGTTGTAGTAAGAAGGACAAGTGGTACAGTAAGGATCATTACACATACCCAACTGTCCAGATCTCAAGAGATGTGCGTGTTTTAATACGAACTCTTCCTCTGAGTTTTTGTGTTCGAGAGCAGTAAAAGAAGGGTACCTCTCAGGCTGAGAGGAGGAGACATCGCGAGTGGAAGTAGGAGGAGGAGGAAGAAAGAGAGGCTCAGAACTGCGAGTAGATGAGAGAGGGCCACTCATCTGAACTAAAGGAGGCCTTCTACGAGTTCGAAGAGGACCTGTGTAGCCTAAAACAACAGTCGAGCTGTCGAACCCATCAATGATCGAAGAAGTGTTTGCGAGAGAAACGCTACGTGACCTGGAAGTGAAAGGCCTAGTACGAGATAACGATGATGAGTCTGAAACTGGAAGCATGGGAACATCATCCTTCTCCATTTCTGAGATAAGAAAGTAAAGAGACCTAGCAAGAAAGCTAGAGCATTTGAGGCTGTGAGTTAACTGTAAGATGAAAGCAGAGACTTTGGGAAATTGAGAAAAGTTAAGGAAGGAGACGATGACTGAGTCAGGGTCTTTTGTAGGGTCAAGCAAGTGTCTTAATTATAATCGTCTCACAAATTAAAAAGTGAAAAGTGTGTGGACTGAATACGAAAAAAATCGTCTGATTTCTATTTTTTTGTAACCGGTTTTTCATTTTTTTTTAATATAATTTTTTATTGATAACAGTTGATAAAATACACTATTGAAATTTCCAAATCGGGGGAATACGTAGAAATCCCAATAAGATAGTTTGAAGTAAAATCAATGCGATCTTTTTATTTTTCATTATATAATAGAGTAAAAAGAAAATTATTTAGAATGTAGTAATGTGTTTACTTTTTAAATAAAATGTTAGAGTAATATTAAAACCAATTATAACATTATTTTATTTTAAAATAAAATAATATATTGGAAATGCTATAAACCAAACTATACGCTCATTGCACTAAATCGAGAACACAATCCATCAAAAGATAGTTAGACTTATTTCATTTTTCTTATTTTTATATTTATTCTTTTATTTGTGGAATCAAATGAACGTTGCTATTAAAATAAATATTGATACTCTGCTATTTTTCTTTTATGATTAAAATTCAATTATTCGATCACTTACCAACTGTCACTAATTAATTGGAGGCAAATTTGCCGTTAACAGCTTTTCTTTCTTTATCCTACTTTCAATTTAAACGGAAGGATACTTTTCCACGTATCATTTATGGTCAGAGTTAATGGTGCTATTGGTGCATATCCTTTTTGCAGAACTACATTAAATATGTGGAAGCACAAACTGAAAATGTTTACATGCCAACCAAGCTTTGTTTTGCATATATACATTTGTATTTTATGTCTTAACAAAAGTTAAGAGATGTTTTTTTTAAACGAAAGTTAAATGATGCTAAGCCCAAAGCTTTGTTTATCAGCATCGATATTATGGTGTTTCCTATCTATATTATTAAACAAAAGTATTTTTGATACTATTTCGAAACATGAATATCAGTATAAATGAGAATTGTTTGAAAACATGAATAATAGTATAAAAAAAAAGTATAGTGTTTTTTTTAACAATTTCATTTATTATATTATATTAACAATACATCACATCATTAATTATATTATCATAATAATAATAGTGCATATTTTTATTTATTAGTTAATCATCTTTATTTTTTGGGAAAATTGTCAAATATGACTCACAATTTGATTTCAAATGCAAAAGTAAACTCAAACTTGAATCAAATGCAAAAGTAACCTAAAAGGCAATTGGAATTACAACCATCCCTTGTGAACAAACAAAAAAACCGAATTTTTTTTACGTTTCTAACCCCCGTAAGTCGTCTGTCCAGACGACTTTACAGTAAGTCGTCCAGAAGACTTACTGGAAAGTCCAGAAGACTTACTAGAAAGTCGTCTAGTCTAGTTCTACTTAAAAATAATTTAAAAATTTTGTAAAAAATATTTTGATAAGTGAAAAATTGAAATCATGTAATTAACATATGTTTTAAGAGATATAAATTAAGATATAACAAAAGTTAATTGTTTTCAACATAGATGAGTGAAATAGTGAGTCATGATATTCTTTGGTTTAGGTTTTGCCAACATATGTNNNNNNNNNNNNNNNGGTTAGATTTTGGAATGCATAAATGTTTTTTTGAAAACTTTAAAATTTACCTAAGTGTTTTAATTCTGTGTATAGTAAACACTATTTAAGTATAACTACGGGTTTATAACGTGGTTAGTTAGTTAATTTAGTCAATTTAGTTTAGACATTAAATTTAGAGTCAGGGACGACTTACTAGTAAGTCGTCTAATGTACACTATTCAACAGACGACTTACTAGTAAGTCGTCTGATATACAGTATTCAACAGACGACTTACTAGTAAGTCGTCTGATGTACAGTATTCAACAGACGACTTACTAGTAAGTCGTCTGATATACAGTATTCAACAGACGACTTACTAGTAAG
Coding sequences within:
- the LOC106343622 gene encoding NAC domain-containing protein 86, coding for MAPVGLPPGFRFHPTDEELVNYYLKRKICGQEIELDIIPEVDLYKCEPWDLAEKSFLPSRDPEWYFFGPRDRKYPNGFRTNRATRGGYWKSTGKDRRVTSQSRAIGMKKTLVYYRGRAPQGIRTDWVMHEYRLDDKDCDDPSSLQDSYALCRVFKKNGICSELETEPQLQMGQCSFTTVSMEMNSNNINYNSDIYEAMSPEVGASSACVEDIVDDKDDSWMQFITDDAWDSSSNAAAMGHGQGVY
- the LOC106343117 gene encoding probable cyclic nucleotide-gated ion channel 20, chloroplastic produces the protein MEKDDVPMLPVSDSSSLSRTRPFTSRSRSVSLANTSSIIDGFDSSTVVLGYTGPLRTRRRPPLVQMSGPLSSTRSSEPLFLPPPPTSTRDVSSSQPERYPSFTALEHKNSEEEFVLKHAHLLRSGQLGMCNDPYCTTCPSYYNRKAAQIPTSRVSAIFDSTFHDAKGWARRFATSINRHLPGIMNPHSKFVQSWTKFFAFSCLLAIFIDPLFFFLILVKQNNNCIEIDWPMAHTFVAVRSVTDVLFSVNILLQFRLAYVAPESTVVGAGQLVDHPRKIASHYFRGKFLLDLFIVMPLPQILILWIIPAHLAISGANYAKNLLRAAVLFQYIPKLYRLLPLLAGQTPTGFIFESAWANFFINLLTFMLAGHVVGSCWYLFGLQRVNQCLRDACGNTDRPCRELIDCHGETSALSAAWKDNAGASACFQEDGFPYGIYLKAVNLTNHNSLFTRYSYSLFWGFQQISTLAGNLIPSYFLGEVFFTMGIIGLGLLLFALLIGNMQNFLQSLGRRNLEMTLRRRDVEQWMRHRRLPGDIRKRVREAERFNWAATRGVNEELLFKNMPDDLQREIRRHLFIFLKKVRIFSVMDESILDAIRERLKQRTYIRSSMVLHRGGLVEKMVFIVRGEIESVGEDGYVLPLSEGDVCGEELLTWCLERSSVNPDGTRIRMPSKGLLSNRNVRCVTNVEAFSLSVADLEDVTSLFSRFLRSNRVQGAIRYESPYWRLRAAMQIQVAWRYRRRRLQRLYTDQSSYSL